From Bacteroidales bacterium, one genomic window encodes:
- a CDS encoding bifunctional riboflavin kinase/FAD synthetase yields MIAAATGFFDGVHLGHRKVLARLCEIAKAKGEKSAVVTFWPHPRSVLQQQAYNLRLLTTLEEKRDLIKDIGVNRVIILKFTKEFSLLTTEEFLSVYLKKKYDIDTLVIGYDHKIGHDVNETQEEMIQIANKVGIEVVRVDECVGSAGVNPEFKGGEIISSTKIRHILEAGDVEKANSYLGYRYGLKGVVVSGKQIGRTIGFPTANLKLYNPLKLVPENGVYSVYVEVNGKTYMGICNIGVRPTVGDNNEKTIETHILDFDEDIYGLDMKIEFAGRMREESKFDSLERLKEQLCIDKQQARNSLSAALPHIVLR; encoded by the coding sequence ATGATAGCAGCAGCTACTGGTTTTTTTGACGGAGTACATTTAGGGCACAGAAAAGTTTTGGCGCGTCTTTGTGAAATTGCAAAGGCTAAGGGAGAGAAAAGCGCCGTGGTAACTTTTTGGCCCCATCCGCGCAGCGTATTGCAGCAACAGGCTTATAATCTGAGACTTCTTACAACTTTGGAAGAAAAGAGAGACCTTATAAAAGATATAGGCGTCAACAGGGTTATCATTCTTAAATTCACAAAAGAGTTCAGCCTTTTGACTACCGAAGAATTTTTAAGCGTATATCTTAAGAAGAAGTACGATATTGACACTCTGGTTATTGGCTATGACCACAAGATAGGACATGATGTTAACGAGACGCAGGAGGAGATGATTCAGATTGCCAATAAGGTTGGCATAGAGGTAGTTAGAGTGGATGAATGCGTCGGCTCCGCAGGTGTGAACCCTGAATTTAAAGGGGGCGAAATTATCAGCAGTACAAAAATTCGTCACATCCTGGAGGCCGGAGATGTAGAGAAGGCCAACTCTTATCTTGGGTATCGATATGGTTTAAAGGGAGTTGTGGTTTCAGGCAAGCAGATAGGGAGAACAATTGGATTCCCGACAGCTAATTTAAAATTATACAATCCGCTTAAGCTTGTTCCGGAAAATGGGGTCTACTCAGTTTATGTTGAGGTCAACGGAAAGACTTACATGGGAATTTGCAACATAGGCGTAAGGCCAACTGTCGGGGACAATAATGAGAAGACGATAGAGACTCACATCCTGGATTTTGACGAGGATATTTACGGACTGGATATGAAGATTGAATTTGCGGGCAGAATGAGGGAGGAGAGTAAATTTGATTCTTTGGAGAGATTGAAGGAGCAGCTTTGCATTGATAAGCAGCAGGCCCGTAATTCCCTTTCCGCCGCGCTGCCGCATATTGTTTTGAGGTAA
- the greA gene encoding transcription elongation factor GreA, translating to MGQIHYLTAEGLDKLKKELNDMITVQRPAISKAIGEARDKGDISENAEYDAAREAQGMLELKISQIQELIATAKIIDESKLNTTKVSMLNKVKVKNLKTGKDMEFTLVGESEANLAEGKLAASTPIGKALMGHKKGETVEVNAPAGLIKFQILDISI from the coding sequence ATGGGACAGATACATTATTTGACGGCTGAAGGCCTGGATAAATTGAAGAAGGAACTGAATGATATGATTACAGTTCAAAGGCCGGCTATCTCCAAAGCAATTGGAGAGGCAAGGGATAAAGGAGATATTTCTGAGAATGCGGAATATGATGCAGCAAGAGAGGCTCAGGGAATGCTGGAGCTTAAGATATCCCAGATTCAGGAGTTAATTGCTACTGCAAAAATTATTGATGAGTCCAAGCTGAATACTACAAAAGTAAGCATGCTTAACAAAGTGAAGGTCAAGAATTTAAAGACAGGGAAAGATATGGAGTTTACTCTTGTCGGAGAGAGCGAGGCTAATCTTGCAGAGGGCAAGCTGGCCGCCTCAACTCCTATAGGCAAGGCGCTTATGGGACACAAGAAGGGTGAGACTGTAGAGGTAAATGCCCCAGCAGGTCTTATCAAGTTCCAGATTTTGGATATTTCTATTTAA
- a CDS encoding HIT family protein has translation MASIFTRIIKGEIPCFKVAETKDYIAFLDVAPIVKGHTLVIPKDEKPYIFDYDPEYYAGLWKFAQKVARAQRRAIPCLRIGVGVLGLEVPHAHIHLIPLQSEKDLNFQKEKMHLPDDEMKAIAESIAKEYQKEK, from the coding sequence ATGGCATCAATTTTTACAAGAATAATTAAAGGTGAGATTCCTTGTTTCAAAGTTGCAGAAACAAAGGATTACATTGCATTTTTGGATGTTGCCCCAATAGTAAAAGGGCATACCCTTGTAATTCCCAAAGATGAAAAGCCGTATATATTTGATTATGACCCTGAGTATTATGCCGGTTTATGGAAGTTTGCACAGAAGGTTGCAAGAGCGCAGAGACGCGCAATCCCTTGCCTGAGAATTGGTGTTGGAGTGCTTGGCTTGGAAGTCCCTCACGCTCACATACATCTGATACCTTTGCAGAGCGAGAAAGACTTGAATTTCCAAAAGGAAAAGATGCATCTTCCTGACGATGAGATGAAGGCAATAGCTGAGAGCATTGCAAAAGAGTATCAAAAAGAGAAATAA
- a CDS encoding AhpC/TSA family protein → MKKFSFLRVASIFVIGATSLFLVSCGHKDSAVIKAVIQGASEKKVVLNMLNMNKLVTIDTLTTNKKGFVKYRVKLPDASPNFYYITYHGTTVASLLLDPGDKASITVDTLGKLLKISGSEESKLLNQVNDSIVRAQKVFDSLTVQLLTCDKIGDKDGAVRLRYELGHLYVKQKQYSIKSILKHPYSFTNITQLYRQFNENLPLFAQLTDGVYFKQVCDSLKPKYPNSPYIKVLEGEVTRFNNYMELNSRIQNAGETAFPDLALPDLMAKTQHLNSLLGRPFMLLFWSASDNSQKMLNAELLQLYKKYKGKGFQIYEVCIDADKTNWASVVKTLPWINVCDGMGASSPALSTYNITNVPSMFLFDKSGTIAGRDIFNMKNLDIAISKL, encoded by the coding sequence ATGAAAAAGTTTTCATTTTTAAGAGTTGCTTCAATCTTTGTGATTGGTGCAACTTCTTTGTTTTTAGTATCTTGCGGACATAAGGATTCTGCGGTAATTAAAGCTGTCATCCAAGGGGCATCTGAGAAAAAAGTTGTTCTTAACATGCTTAACATGAACAAGCTTGTTACTATAGATACGCTTACGACAAATAAGAAAGGGTTTGTGAAATACAGAGTTAAGCTGCCCGATGCATCTCCTAATTTTTACTACATAACTTATCATGGAACTACTGTGGCATCATTGCTTCTGGACCCTGGAGACAAGGCGTCAATTACGGTTGATACTCTTGGCAAATTGCTGAAAATAAGCGGTTCAGAGGAGTCAAAACTTTTAAATCAGGTTAATGATTCTATTGTCCGTGCTCAGAAAGTGTTTGATTCTCTTACAGTTCAATTGCTGACATGTGATAAGATCGGAGATAAGGACGGTGCAGTTAGATTGAGGTATGAGCTTGGACATCTGTATGTTAAGCAGAAACAATATTCAATAAAGAGCATTCTTAAACATCCATATTCATTCACAAATATTACTCAGCTTTACAGACAGTTTAATGAGAATCTTCCTCTGTTTGCGCAGCTTACGGATGGAGTTTATTTTAAGCAGGTTTGCGATTCTTTAAAGCCGAAGTATCCTAACTCTCCTTATATCAAGGTACTAGAGGGAGAAGTTACAAGGTTTAACAACTACATGGAACTTAATTCTAGAATACAAAATGCCGGAGAAACTGCATTCCCTGATTTGGCTCTGCCAGATTTAATGGCTAAAACACAGCATCTTAACTCATTGCTGGGCAGGCCGTTCATGTTGTTGTTCTGGAGCGCATCAGATAATTCTCAAAAAATGCTTAATGCAGAATTGCTTCAATTGTATAAAAAGTATAAAGGGAAAGGATTCCAAATATATGAGGTTTGCATAGATGCCGATAAAACAAATTGGGCATCGGTTGTCAAGACTTTACCTTGGATAAATGTATGTGACGGTATGGGCGCATCTTCCCCTGCACTAAGTACTTACAACATAACCAATGTCCCGTCAATGTTCCTGTTTGACAAGAGCGGCACTATTGCCGGAAGGGATATCTTCAATATGAAGAACCTGGATATTGCAATTAGCAAATTGTAA
- a CDS encoding peptidase domain-containing ABC transporter, with protein MKGNLKIRQQDEYDCGAASLCSVAAWYGVNVSLSEVRRACGCTREGITILGIIDGAKSLGLSGKAFKCSTSKEDSLKYLGDLHSPVIAHMQRNDGMFHFIVIYGVEKGKVTVMDPAGGEFKKYSADEFIKEWTGYVIFIVPGDNFEKRNQRENKYLRLFRILKFHKREIILALIGSIALTCIGVCNSLFLQQIIDKAIPQGNISLLMIISAAVVLLIPLALYIGYCRTIYLLRNGIKIDTGLIFSFLHKIFKLPSSFFGEHTSGDLNSRISDAFNIRTFISDGLVSIFVSILTFSAVVVLMFTFYWRLALFTLLFIPFYVVLYFVSDHINHKYSRDLAVRGAQFESDFIDSVEGAESVRHFGAASLSTIKTEESYSAMTEKIYRAGRAVSIFGEAGEGISKLLLATIIVVGGFAVFKQQMTVGELVSFYTLSAFFTAPMNNLVGMNSLINQALVSSERLFDITDLDEEKVAGSAEGNKEAGYKRVSLLENCSAERAGNIELSNLNFRYPGREKLFNEFSCVIPGGCITAIAGESGCGKSTLGSLLMRDLNPDSGKIFVNFKDRLSLDIQTIELAEWRRYISISAQRCHLFNATILDNITCGGDNPDIERVVQICAELGMENFVRALPSGLMTYVGERGKTLSGGEMQKISIARMLYRSSALYIFDEATSFMDEESENYVLRIMQDLRSAGRSVIMITHKSSNLKIADNVIRLS; from the coding sequence ATGAAGGGTAATTTAAAGATTAGACAGCAGGATGAATATGATTGCGGAGCAGCGAGTCTTTGTTCTGTGGCCGCGTGGTATGGAGTTAATGTCTCTCTTTCGGAGGTCAGAAGGGCTTGCGGATGCACCAGGGAGGGGATTACCATTTTGGGGATTATTGATGGTGCTAAGTCGCTGGGCCTTAGTGGAAAAGCTTTTAAATGCAGTACTTCTAAAGAGGATTCGCTCAAGTATTTGGGAGATCTTCATTCACCTGTTATTGCGCATATGCAGAGGAATGATGGAATGTTCCATTTTATAGTAATCTACGGGGTTGAAAAAGGGAAGGTTACTGTAATGGATCCTGCCGGCGGTGAGTTTAAAAAATATTCAGCTGATGAATTTATTAAAGAGTGGACAGGATATGTAATATTTATTGTCCCGGGAGATAATTTTGAAAAGAGAAATCAGAGGGAGAATAAGTATTTGCGACTGTTTAGAATTTTAAAATTTCACAAGCGGGAAATCATTCTTGCACTTATTGGTTCTATAGCTCTGACTTGTATTGGAGTGTGCAACTCTTTGTTTCTGCAACAGATTATAGATAAGGCTATTCCGCAGGGGAATATCTCCCTGCTTATGATTATTTCTGCAGCTGTTGTACTTCTAATTCCGCTAGCTCTTTACATAGGATATTGTAGAACAATTTATTTGTTGCGGAATGGAATTAAAATAGATACTGGCTTGATATTTTCCTTTTTGCATAAAATATTTAAGCTGCCTTCAAGCTTTTTTGGAGAGCATACGAGCGGTGATTTAAATTCCAGAATTTCAGATGCTTTTAATATAAGAACATTCATTTCAGATGGGCTGGTCTCTATCTTTGTTAGTATCCTAACTTTTTCGGCGGTAGTAGTTCTGATGTTTACTTTCTATTGGAGACTGGCCCTTTTTACTCTCTTGTTTATTCCTTTTTATGTTGTGCTGTATTTTGTATCTGACCATATTAACCATAAGTATAGCAGGGACTTAGCAGTCAGGGGAGCTCAGTTTGAATCAGACTTTATAGATAGCGTAGAGGGTGCTGAGAGTGTCCGTCATTTTGGAGCAGCATCTTTGTCCACAATAAAAACTGAAGAGAGTTATTCCGCTATGACGGAGAAAATTTATAGAGCTGGGCGGGCCGTCTCTATTTTTGGAGAGGCTGGGGAAGGAATATCAAAATTGCTCCTGGCAACAATAATAGTTGTTGGCGGTTTTGCAGTTTTTAAACAGCAGATGACGGTGGGAGAGCTGGTATCTTTTTATACGCTCAGCGCCTTTTTTACCGCTCCGATGAACAATCTTGTTGGAATGAATTCTCTTATAAATCAAGCTCTTGTGTCATCTGAAAGATTATTTGATATTACAGATTTGGATGAGGAGAAAGTGGCAGGAAGCGCAGAGGGCAATAAGGAAGCCGGATATAAAAGAGTCTCTCTTTTAGAGAATTGCAGTGCGGAGAGGGCGGGGAATATAGAATTGAGCAATTTGAATTTCAGGTATCCGGGCAGGGAAAAATTGTTTAATGAATTCAGCTGCGTTATCCCAGGCGGTTGCATAACGGCAATTGCTGGTGAAAGCGGGTGCGGCAAGAGTACTCTTGGTTCTTTGCTGATGAGAGATTTAAATCCCGACAGCGGGAAAATATTTGTTAATTTTAAAGATAGGCTATCTCTTGATATTCAGACTATTGAACTTGCGGAGTGGCGCCGCTATATTTCAATTTCAGCTCAGCGCTGTCATCTTTTTAATGCAACAATTTTGGATAATATAACATGCGGGGGTGACAATCCTGATATAGAGCGCGTTGTTCAGATATGTGCAGAGTTAGGGATGGAAAATTTTGTGAGAGCCCTGCCATCCGGATTGATGACTTATGTTGGGGAAAGGGGTAAAACCCTGTCGGGAGGAGAAATGCAGAAAATATCAATTGCCAGAATGTTATACCGTTCTTCGGCGCTCTACATTTTTGACGAGGCAACGTCTTTTATGGATGAAGAGTCTGAAAATTACGTACTTAGGATTATGCAAGATTTAAGGTCGGCTGGACGCAGCGTAATCATGATTACCCACAAAAGCTCCAATCTTAAGATTGCAGATAATGTTATAAGATTATCATAA
- a CDS encoding TolC family protein: MIKLIIFAPMKMMRVIFCILVCCASVVYAGAQNAGKETGNGPGNYAVPWSLERCIEYAKEHNLQVQQNQLSVQQAKNNILQSKLDFLPSVDGSASHNMSWGRSVNMQTLEIIQNKLSQSTSFSASASETIFSGLSKINTLKSNKTQLQIAEQQVEKLKNDITIQITKAYLQVLLAQELEKTAKENLESIAQQVEKSKQLVDAGSQAYSTLLEMKAQYANEASTLVDAQNNVRTNMLTLTQLLDLHPEQTAGMSVIAPAENSADTLYEAEALDVVYAKALDLPQIKAAELTLDKSRLDLKVQQARLYPSISASAGYGTFFTDGQGGAFFPQLDKNKQHSLGFSLNVPIFNGLSYRTNVKNARLAVESSRIDLEIQKQNLYKDVQTAYNEEYSALQKVKAARVTLESTKESFTYTENKFNVGALSGTDYRVAKANLFKAQSDFIQAKYQYLFESKILDFYKGIPISL; encoded by the coding sequence TTGATTAAATTAATTATATTTGCACCTATGAAAATGATGAGGGTTATATTCTGTATTTTAGTGTGTTGCGCTTCAGTTGTTTATGCTGGTGCGCAGAATGCAGGCAAGGAGACTGGAAATGGTCCCGGAAATTATGCCGTGCCATGGAGTTTGGAGAGATGCATTGAATATGCAAAAGAGCATAATTTGCAGGTTCAGCAGAATCAGCTCTCCGTGCAGCAGGCAAAGAATAATATCTTGCAAAGCAAGCTGGATTTTCTTCCAAGTGTTGATGGTTCCGCATCTCACAATATGAGCTGGGGACGTTCCGTTAATATGCAGACGCTGGAGATTATTCAAAATAAATTGAGCCAGAGTACATCTTTTAGCGCAAGCGCTTCAGAGACTATTTTTAGCGGCTTGTCAAAAATAAATACTCTAAAAAGCAATAAGACTCAGCTGCAGATTGCAGAACAGCAAGTAGAAAAATTAAAGAATGATATTACAATTCAGATAACAAAGGCCTATTTGCAAGTTCTTCTTGCACAGGAGCTTGAGAAGACCGCAAAGGAAAATCTGGAGAGCATTGCACAGCAGGTGGAGAAGAGCAAGCAGCTTGTAGATGCAGGAAGCCAGGCATATAGCACTCTTCTGGAAATGAAGGCGCAGTATGCAAATGAGGCCTCAACTCTTGTTGATGCGCAGAATAATGTGCGTACAAATATGCTGACTCTTACTCAATTGCTGGATTTGCATCCTGAGCAGACAGCAGGAATGAGCGTTATTGCGCCTGCGGAAAATTCAGCAGACACTCTTTATGAGGCTGAGGCTTTAGATGTTGTTTATGCAAAAGCGCTTGACCTTCCGCAGATAAAAGCGGCTGAACTTACTTTGGACAAGAGCAGGCTGGATTTGAAGGTTCAGCAGGCTCGCCTTTATCCAAGTATCTCTGCATCTGCAGGATATGGAACCTTCTTTACTGACGGACAGGGCGGAGCGTTTTTCCCGCAGCTGGATAAGAACAAGCAGCACTCTTTGGGTTTCTCTCTTAATGTTCCAATATTCAATGGATTGAGCTATCGCACTAATGTGAAGAATGCAAGGCTTGCGGTAGAAAGCTCCAGAATTGATTTGGAAATTCAGAAGCAAAATCTTTATAAGGATGTGCAAACTGCTTATAATGAAGAGTATTCAGCTTTGCAAAAAGTTAAGGCGGCAAGAGTTACGCTGGAATCTACAAAAGAATCATTCACATATACTGAGAATAAATTTAATGTCGGGGCTCTTAGCGGAACAGACTACAGAGTTGCAAAAGCGAATTTATTTAAAGCTCAGTCTGACTTTATTCAGGCAAAATATCAGTATCTGTTTGAATCAAAAATTTTAGATTTTTATAAAGGAATTCCAATCTCTCTATAA
- a CDS encoding efflux RND transporter periplasmic adaptor subunit — protein MDKTKNSNVNSGNKKKIYWILAAVLLIVILVVVKKCNSGGAIAVNVQQPVRRDIVESIPANGKIQPVTEVKISPDVSGEIIELNVKEGDRVKKGDLIIKIKQDNYLSSVDQAQASLNATRAAYEQQKAQVAKSTQNYERNKKLYAMRTISTSDYEAATSEYKVALQQLNAAKYNIQSAEAQLKEARENLIKTTIYAPMDGIVSKLEVEKGERVVGTSQMAGTEMLRIANFDQMEVVVDVNENDIIRLQKGDTSEISVDAYPDRKFKGVVTEVANSSKNSGTATTTETATNFAVKVVILPESYQDLLAQNPTPFRPGMSASVQIQTSRKSKVLTLPLQAITTRKDIVGKSIAKDSTTDVIQRVFVYNKKTGTVSARVVKTGIQDLNSIEITDGISDTTQVVIGPFSAISKGLNNGTKVKVSKGEVMDSKPAAKSDGDVSVSVG, from the coding sequence ATGGATAAGACAAAAAATAGCAATGTTAACAGCGGCAATAAGAAGAAAATTTATTGGATTCTTGCGGCGGTGCTGCTGATTGTAATTCTGGTTGTTGTTAAAAAATGCAATAGCGGCGGAGCCATTGCGGTAAATGTGCAACAGCCTGTTAGACGGGATATTGTGGAGAGCATTCCTGCCAACGGAAAGATTCAGCCGGTAACTGAAGTTAAAATCAGCCCGGACGTCTCCGGAGAAATTATAGAGCTTAATGTCAAGGAGGGGGACAGAGTTAAAAAGGGAGATTTGATTATTAAAATTAAGCAGGATAATTATCTCTCTTCAGTTGATCAGGCTCAGGCTTCTCTGAATGCTACGCGCGCCGCTTATGAGCAGCAAAAGGCTCAGGTTGCAAAGTCCACGCAGAATTATGAAAGAAATAAAAAGTTGTATGCAATGCGTACAATTTCTACCTCCGATTATGAAGCCGCTACATCTGAATATAAGGTTGCGCTGCAGCAGCTAAATGCGGCAAAATATAACATTCAAAGTGCGGAGGCTCAATTGAAAGAAGCACGTGAAAATCTCATAAAGACAACAATTTACGCTCCCATGGATGGCATAGTTTCCAAGCTGGAAGTTGAGAAGGGTGAGCGCGTTGTAGGTACCAGCCAGATGGCCGGAACAGAGATGCTGAGGATTGCAAATTTTGACCAGATGGAAGTTGTAGTTGATGTAAATGAGAATGATATAATAAGGTTGCAGAAGGGGGATACTTCTGAAATTTCAGTTGATGCTTATCCCGACAGGAAATTCAAGGGAGTTGTTACGGAGGTAGCAAATTCTTCAAAGAACAGCGGGACTGCAACTACCACTGAGACAGCTACAAACTTTGCTGTAAAAGTTGTAATACTGCCGGAGTCCTATCAAGATTTGCTGGCTCAAAATCCAACTCCTTTCCGCCCGGGAATGTCTGCTTCCGTTCAAATTCAGACAAGCCGCAAGAGCAAGGTTCTTACCCTTCCGCTGCAGGCTATTACAACCCGCAAAGACATTGTGGGCAAGAGCATTGCAAAGGATTCAACTACGGATGTAATTCAAAGAGTTTTTGTATATAACAAGAAGACGGGAACTGTATCCGCAAGGGTTGTAAAGACGGGGATTCAGGATTTGAATTCAATAGAAATAACAGATGGAATTTCAGATACTACTCAAGTTGTCATAGGACCTTTCAGCGCAATCAGCAAAGGTTTAAACAACGGCACAAAAGTTAAGGTGAGCAAAGGTGAAGTTATGGATAGCAAACCTGCCGCAAAGAGCGATGGAGATGTATCGGTTTCAGTAGGATAA
- the tsaB gene encoding tRNA (adenosine(37)-N6)-threonylcarbamoyltransferase complex dimerization subunit type 1 TsaB has product MDKKIIILLETATDSCSAALADGEKIVAEKYANVPKAHATLLARFVDEILKENKLTAADCAAVAVSEGPGSYTGLRVGASLAKGLCYGANLPLIGVSTLAAIAQCAMDNQQLHKAMQGRAAIISSSADYLIVPMIDAGRMEVYTAVFNSAGEQLTKTESKILTPDSFSKELQGHPVLFTGNGAEKFQKMLKAANESSPVVNFKNAFFSEQLPHATGLRIQAFKALQAQDFKDRAYFQPSYLKDFIPGKPKKLL; this is encoded by the coding sequence ATGGATAAAAAAATTATAATTCTTCTGGAGACTGCAACAGACTCATGCTCAGCAGCTTTGGCAGATGGTGAAAAAATAGTTGCAGAGAAATATGCAAATGTTCCAAAGGCGCATGCAACTTTGCTTGCCCGTTTTGTAGATGAAATCCTTAAAGAGAACAAGCTAACGGCTGCAGATTGTGCTGCCGTTGCAGTAAGTGAAGGACCAGGCAGTTATACCGGTTTGCGGGTTGGCGCATCGCTTGCCAAAGGACTTTGCTATGGTGCAAATCTCCCTCTGATTGGAGTTAGCACTTTGGCTGCAATTGCTCAGTGCGCAATGGATAACCAGCAGCTGCACAAGGCAATGCAGGGACGTGCCGCAATTATCTCCTCTTCAGCGGATTATCTGATAGTTCCAATGATAGACGCAGGCCGCATGGAGGTTTATACGGCAGTTTTCAATTCTGCCGGAGAGCAGCTTACAAAAACAGAGTCTAAGATTTTGACTCCCGACAGTTTTTCAAAAGAGCTGCAGGGGCATCCCGTTCTTTTCACCGGCAACGGTGCAGAGAAATTTCAAAAAATGTTGAAAGCCGCAAACGAATCTTCACCTGTCGTGAACTTTAAAAATGCATTCTTCTCTGAACAGCTGCCTCATGCTACAGGACTTAGAATTCAGGCATTCAAAGCTTTGCAGGCGCAGGACTTTAAAGACCGAGCATATTTTCAGCCGTCTTATCTAAAGGATTTTATTCCGGGAAAACCAAAGAAACTACTATAA
- a CDS encoding CvpA family protein, with protein MSASVNIIIIACAIAACIWGAWKGFANQIIGVIAILLGIWASAKITPFFSNELYDIFDEKISPPVMKVVTFILLLVLIIIICHLIGNALKGAVKLTLLDWLDRLLGAFLCLFKVLLILSVFACIINYTATLLGISTTEHLRQCTGFDMLLNFSDKVFPFLKDAFAEVKDDMAMLTL; from the coding sequence ATGTCCGCATCCGTAAACATCATAATTATAGCTTGCGCGATTGCAGCCTGCATTTGGGGCGCATGGAAGGGTTTTGCAAACCAAATCATTGGGGTTATTGCAATACTTCTGGGCATTTGGGCATCCGCCAAGATTACCCCGTTTTTCTCTAATGAACTTTACGATATTTTTGATGAGAAGATTTCACCTCCCGTTATGAAAGTGGTGACTTTCATACTGTTGCTGGTGCTTATCATAATTATCTGTCATTTAATCGGTAACGCTCTGAAAGGCGCGGTAAAACTTACTTTGCTTGACTGGCTGGACAGATTGCTTGGCGCTTTTCTGTGCCTGTTTAAAGTTCTGCTGATTTTATCAGTCTTCGCTTGCATAATAAACTATACCGCTACTTTGCTGGGAATCAGCACGACAGAGCATTTGCGCCAATGCACCGGCTTTGACATGCTGCTGAATTTTTCAGACAAGGTGTTTCCTTTCCTGAAAGATGCATTTGCGGAAGTGAAGGATGATATGGCAATGCTGACGCTGTAA